The following is a genomic window from Gammaproteobacteria bacterium.
TGGCCGTCCGCAGGTCAAAAACTTAAAAACGATACTGAGTGAGTGGCTACATTATCGGCAGCAAACCGTTCGACGCCGTCTCCAGCACCGCCTCGATCAGGTACAAACGCGGCTGCATATTCTTGAAGGGTTACTCATTGCTTACTTAAATATTGATGAAGTCATCGCCATCATTCGTCATGAAGACGATCCGAAACCCGTGTTGATGGAACGTTTTCACCTTTCCGAAGTACAAGCCGAGGCGATTCTCAATCTAAAACTCCGCCATCTGGCCAGACTGGAAGAAGAAAAACTTCGTGCCGAGCAGTCCACGCTTGAAGAAGAGCGAAAAATGCTGAGCGGCATATTGGGCAGCCAAGCAAAATTGAAACAATTAATCAGTCAGGAACTTGCCGAAGACGCAGAAGCATATGGCGATGCCAGGCGGTCACCCATTGTCGAGCGACAAGAAGCGGCGGCACTCAGTGAAATCGACTTGCTCCCAAGCGAACCAGTGACTGTCGTGCTTTCCGAAAAAGGCTGGGTTCGTGCCGCCAAGGGACACGACGTCAGCGGTGAAAGCCTCAGCTATAAAAGTGGTGACCGTTTCCTGATGCAGGCAGCGGGCCGCACCAATCAAATGGCCGTATTCATCGATTCTTATGGTCGAGCATACGCGCTGGCCGCCCACACGCTGCCATCGGCGCGAGGACACGGTGAACCACTCACAGGCCGTCTGAATCCCCTCGCTGGGGCCTCATTCAAAGCCGTACTCATGGGCGAAGAATCACAATGCTATCTCGTCGCATCAGACGCTGGCTACGGGTTTCTGTGCCAGTTCAAAGACATGCTCTCACGCCAAAAGAACGGTAAGTCGTTACTGTCGTTGCCAACTGGCGCCGAAGTGTTGCCACCATGCGCGGTCTCAGATCCCGACAATGATTGGGTGGCCGTGGTCAGCAATCAAGGACGCTTGCTTATTTTCGATGTCGCCGATCTGCCGCAACTGACAAAAGGCAAAGGGAACAAGATGATCGGAATTCCATCAGCACGCGTCGCGACCCGCGAAGAATATGTTGTCGGGATGACCGTATTGGCGCCGATGCAGCCGCTGATTATTTCAGCCGGCAAACGCCATGTCACGCTCAAAGGTGATGATTTACTGCATTACCGAGGCGAGCGCGGCCGGCGAGGACATAAATTACCACGCGGCTTCCAACGAGTGGACAGCCTTGTTCCTGCGGATGACTAGCCGTTGGGCCTAGTCATCCGACGTGGTGACACTCACTGGAACAGCGTCAACCGACTCACGACCGTAAAAACGAACCCCTCGGCGAATTCTGGGAAGCCCCTTGGCCATCCGCCAGCGATTGGTGTCCCTGAGGCTGTACACGCAACCACAGTACTCCTGCTGGTAGAACTGCTCTCGTTTCGACAGTTCAATCATGCGCGATGAACCACCTTTCTTTCGCCAGTTGTAGGTCCAATAAACCAGATTGGGATAACGTGCCGCAGCGCGTACACCACAATCATTGATTTGGTCCATATTCTTCCAACGAGAAATTCCGAGAGAACTGGTAAAGACCGGAAAGCCATGTTCATGCGCATACAACGCCGTGCGTTCAAATCGCATATCGAAACAAACG
Proteins encoded in this region:
- the parC gene encoding DNA topoisomerase IV subunit A → MNATTEQFDDTETRSLAEFAEHAYLNYAMYVIMDRALPHIGDGLKPVQRRILYAMSELGLKASAKFKKSARTVGDVLGKFHPHGDSACYEAMVLMAQPFSYRYPLITGQGNWGSPDDPKSFAAMRYTEAKLSPFSDLLLREIGHGTVDWQPNFDGTLKEPVLLPARVPHILLNGSTGIAVGMATDIPPHNLREVVAAAGHLLQHPEATVAELMQFMPGPDYPTEAEIITSEKEIREIYEQGKGSIRQRARWHLEDGEIIITALPYQVSGAKVLEQIATQIQAKKLPWLSDLRDESDHENPTRIVLVPRSNRVDVERLMGHLFATTDLEKSHRVNLNMIGIDGRPQVKNLKTILSEWLHYRQQTVRRRLQHRLDQVQTRLHILEGLLIAYLNIDEVIAIIRHEDDPKPVLMERFHLSEVQAEAILNLKLRHLARLEEEKLRAEQSTLEEERKMLSGILGSQAKLKQLISQELAEDAEAYGDARRSPIVERQEAAALSEIDLLPSEPVTVVLSEKGWVRAAKGHDVSGESLSYKSGDRFLMQAAGRTNQMAVFIDSYGRAYALAAHTLPSARGHGEPLTGRLNPLAGASFKAVLMGEESQCYLVASDAGYGFLCQFKDMLSRQKNGKSLLSLPTGAEVLPPCAVSDPDNDWVAVVSNQGRLLIFDVADLPQLTKGKGNKMIGIPSARVATREEYVVGMTVLAPMQPLIISAGKRHVTLKGDDLLHYRGERGRRGHKLPRGFQRVDSLVPADD